The following DNA comes from Piliocolobus tephrosceles isolate RC106 unplaced genomic scaffold, ASM277652v3 unscaffolded_14854, whole genome shotgun sequence.
ATGGATACATTCATTAGTCTCCACGGGTCAGAATGCGTTCATTTAAACCCCCGTATCCAGTCCATTCACTGCCTTTCCATTTCCAGTTTTGCTCTTTgcagacttttcttttcttgctgacGCGGAATGATTCCGAGGTTCTTTGCAGCAGACAGGGCTGCTTCAAAGCGGGTCTCTGTTGAACGTTTTGCGTTTCTTTTAGGAAAATGGCACCAGGGTGTGAATTGTGCATCCCGCGGGGATCACTGCCACCACCCCCTGAACCACGGATTTGACTATTTCTACGGCATGCCCTTCACGCTCACAAACGACTGTGACCCAAGCAGGCCCCCCGAAGTGGACGCCGCCCTGAGGGCGCGGCTCTGGGGTTACACCCAGTTCCTGGCGCTGGGGATTCTCACGGTGGCTGCCGGCAAGACCTGCGGTTTCATCTCTGTCTCCGGGAGAGCGGTCACTGGCATGGCCTGCGTGGTCTTCCTGTTTTTCATCTCCTGGTACTCCAGCTTCGGGTTTGTGCGACGCTGGAACTGTATCCTGATGAGAAACCATGACGTCACGGAGCAACCCATGGTTCTGGAGAAAACAGCGAG
Coding sequences within:
- the LOC111531368 gene encoding arylsulfatase D, whose amino-acid sequence is MIPRFFAADRAASKRVSVERFAFLLGKWHQGVNCASRGDHCHHPLNHGFDYFYGMPFTLTNDCDPSRPPEVDAALRARLWGYTQFLALGILTVAAGKTCGFISVSGRAVTGMACVVFLFFISWYSSFGFVRRWNCILMRNHDVTEQPMVLEKTASLLLKEAVSYIERHKHGPFLLFLSLLHVHIPLVTTSAFLGKSQHGLYGDNVEEMDWLIVLSVTSGLQG